Below is a window of Perca fluviatilis chromosome 6, GENO_Pfluv_1.0, whole genome shotgun sequence DNA.
AGAATATCACCAGATATGTTTTAAACTCTTTCTGTCTATAGACATAAAGCTTAAGGAGCTGCTGTCATCATTATATAATCTGCATCAGCAAAAATGGAATGAATAAAAATGACCTTGAGCTTCAGCAACCACAGATTTTCGGGACATTTATTGTTGGTGCCTCACAGTTTCTTTCTATAAACAGCTCAAAAATCTCGCCAAGTTATTAAGTCGGGAAAAGTCTGCAAATTTGATGAGAACACTTTAACCTTTTTCACAAAATCATCTTGTGAATTTTCTAgaatgacttttatttatttattctgtcTTGTTTCAAGACACAGAAGCTGAGTTCTGGGAATGTCTAAGAACGAGTGAAATAAGACAAACATGACACGAACCGTGTAAATGACCCTCTGGCCTTCGGGGACGTGAATGTCCAGTGCTCCGTCGCTATTGAAACCCAATGCAATAGCCAGTGATGAGCTGATCCTCAGGGTGCTGATGAGAGCGGAGGCTAATGGTGGTGTTTTTATTGTGTATCCGGAGCTTGAAGGACGGAGGCTTTGATGATTATGTCACTGATTTCCAAGCAGTCCCTTCCAGAACATTATTGAGCTCCAGTAAACTCTTCTGGTCCCTGGCCGCCGCCCTTAGGTTGTTGCAGAAATGATGCTGAGAGTGCAGGTGGGTTAGTGTGACTGAATATGATATCTAATATGTAACTGTGGTGGCATGCAGCTCTGtggaaatgtttttctttgaaTTAGGAAGGTTGTCAAAAAAGCTTCTAAAAGCAGTTTATTGCATTAAGAGTGAAAGGGATACAGAGAGATTTGAGGCAGTGGAGAAGCGGAGGAAGTAAAATGGCACCAGCATGAAGAGCTCCAAACCCTTCTCGAGCACGTAGGGCAGCCTatacactgtaaacccagatatagttgtaaataaactttttagtggtcactacttattctttcatgttttgttaaaaaaacatattcagtactaaatcacattagttgtttgtaataatcagcttaagtatgcagtgcacatacgttaagcagagataactaagGATGTTAAGGTTCTGTATGGAGTGGCGGGGTAATTTTAACTGCTGAAGCggtgcaaaggctcatgggaaaTATATGTTCTGAACGGTTTCTgtcctagttaaagtgtgtattaaaaatgttctattactgttttgggtgtgcatttatgttatgtGGAAACGACCTCTATGCATTGTCATCCTCTCTGTTTTACTGGAACTAATGTATTaaacacattgtttttaaaaaacgaTATTGTTATAAAGGGAAAAACATATTTATAAGAATGATTTCTTTCTATAGTTTTGATAAGCATAGTAATGACTACTAAATGTAAACTTGgtttgtctactgcatcaacttaccagtctgtgttaatacaacttgacctgttaagtGTCACCTTTTGTAATAACTTAAATGGTTTAAGGCAACGGGTCTCCACAcaaatttctagtaaagtcaactaattcggGTAAACAGTGTATGGCACTGCATTGCATTTGCTCCACTGGAATGGACCAAAATAATTGGGATTTACTTACTTGGGCAAAGATGACTTGGTCACAACACTGGTAGAATCCACCTGTTACGTCTCTGAGTCTGCTATCTGTCCAGATTTCAAAGACCTGTCTTTCTCGGGCTATTTTTGGAGTGTTTGATGGCGCGACGGCCACATGCATCACAGTGTGACACGACGCGCCTGCTGACCCTCGTCACACCCACACAGAAAGCAGAGGAAATAATATCATGATGATTATGACTTCTCTTCAGTTACATGTATTCTCATGTGACTCTCTGCATCTGCCTGCCGGCAGATTGCTATTCATGAGTGCACATTTTTTAAACGCTCCTCTGGTTCCTGATTTATTGTATAAAACATGAGGGAAAGCTGAATATTAGGGATTCATAATTTAAATTCACAATAGTTATCTATCATCAGGCGCTGTTCAGGAGGATATTTGATAAGTACAATATAGTGCAAAAGCCTTCATTGTGAACTGGTCTGTTGTCACTTTAATTAAAAGTTGAGGAATCTTTTTAGAATTTGGATATTTCTATTCACTTGCTAATGCACACTTAAATCTGGTTTGGGACCAGAGTTGTTGCATTAAACATGGGAAAGTGAATAATGAAATgcataatctctctctctctctctttctctctctctctctctttctctctctctctttctctctctctttctctctctctaatgtAATTTCAAGGAGATTATAAACTTCTTGACTTGTCCTCATTCACCGATGAACCTTGTGTCACCCGTTCCGTAAACCATCCCATCTAAAGATCATCTCTGTCCCGTGTTTACTGTATCTCTTCTGTTTGCTCTAATTTCCTCTTGTATCTTGAAAAAACTTTGatcaaacaaatacatattagCTTGGTATTTAAGGGATTGTTTGTAATGCTGATCATTTTGGAAATTACCTGATTATTTCTATTGAGgaagacttttatttatttttttgtctctcttttagTGGTAGTTGCAGTTCTCAAAAAGTTACCAGCAGATGTTTTGAATTCACTGGTGATGTCTCTTTTTTGCCCGAGCTCATTCAACACTGGTGAAGTTGTACAACAGAGCTTTTAGCCACTAAACGATTATCATTGTTTTGTATCCATAATGTGCAGCAAGTCAAACAATAAGCCATCCTAAACGGTCCTCGAGGATGAAGCTCTGCAGGTTGAAGAGTTCCTCGGTGTTAGCGGAGGTTTTCACTCTGTTGACTACCTTATTGTTTAATTGTCCGGTTGCTTTGGGAGCACTCCGCTGAATGCCTTGAGctaaaaaatgcaaaatgtttAATGGAATGCAGTTGGCCTATTAATTACTAACCATAAACTCAAGGCTGATTTAGATTtgatcagaatacagcatagaaaatctgcttagaaacattataaatataaggaaatattggataggatagaacaagataatgtaattctgcaacataaaacatcacattcatttttagtttcacttgttttcattgcAATAAATAATACACATTATCAGTCTGCCACttaaaatttttttgttttaaattaaatacaCAAAATCCAGTGCTGGTCCGATGGTATAAGAATTTTGGATAGtcgtcatggaaacattaactggtcatgtgacaagggctggaaaattggcagaacaggcatcCAAGTGACAGTATTCTGATCTAATGAAAATCCCagttgtcagattgacagcactctagcccaatggattgggGGGCAGGGGGTGCACCAGGAGGGCCCAATCATATTTCAGGGGGGTccggtggccttgaccaactgccactttgctcgtttgaaagccatgatgtctctctctcatgggtgggccaaattctctgggcgggcaaagcagagaaaggggaggtaaccttgctccttatgacctcataaggagaacaTTCCAGATCgtcccatctgagctttcattttctcaaaggcagagcaggatacccagggctcggtttacacctatcaccatttctagccactgggggaccataggcaggctgcgggaactcatattaatgtttaaaaaacctcataaagtgacattttcatgccatgggacctttacatTTCAGTTTATTACAACTTGAGTGTTGTTTTTGTAGGTCTAAGCCATCGTTTCTATTGGTTATGAGCATTTTAGATACAGTTTGTTCAAATGGACATTTGTGTTTACCTGTCCTCTAGTGGCTGTGTGAAATACCAGTATGACTCTTGTCTGGCAGGACCAAAGAAGGAAGTAGTGTGACTCGTTGGTTTAGTGACTAGTCGTTTCTACACTTTGTTTTTTGCACTGATTGAACAAACAAGATCAAACGTGTTATTCAGTGAGCTTTAGACGTACTGTGcacagccaggctagctgtttgcaCCTGTTTcaagtctttgtgctaagctaagctaaccgactCCTGGCtgaagcttcatatttaccgtacagGAGAAAGTAATAGCTGATCTTCTCATCAAACTCTCTGCTAGAAAGAAAATAGGGGGTTTCCCCAAGGTAGGTCTTGTTTAGGGCAACATCATTGTTTACTCAAACCTGCAAAGATCAGTAATGATGCGTTTCCTGCTGCTGACTTCCCATATGTGGTCATTACTGAGAGAGCATCAGTCACATTCACCATCATCAGAGTCAGATATGCCAATATTTGCACTTGGCTGACTGTAACTTCATTTTTGTGACTCGTCTTAATTTACTGCGCTGAGTCGTAACAGATAAAAATCCATCAGCAGTATTTTCAGTAATGGCTGCTGGCAAGAGAAAACAGTTTAAACATTTTGGAGCTGTTCAGTAGAGATGTTACGTTTTACAGCAACATCATTATCTCTCTTGTATCCTCCTCTTCACTCTTCTCTTACTTCCTTGTCTCCTCATCATTCTGTCTTTACACCTGTCTCATCTacctttcttcttctcctttctttctccacCTTTCATTTTCCTCTTTACCCTTTCATGCCTCCCCTCACCTCTTCCTCccattttcctcttttctcctcgTTTCTAATCTACTTCTTCCCTCATCTCGTTTTATTCTTCCTCtattctctctcatctctgtcactatactctctctctcttttccccacTAAATTTCTTTAtctcctcttcatcttctttCTCCTCATCCCTTCTCCCCGACCTCCCATATCccttccctcttcctcctctttcattatcttttttccatctttttctcTTCCCTTCATTTCTCTCATTACTAAGCTGTGCCTCTCCCTCCTCTATGTCTCTTTCCTCATCCTCATCAtattctccttctccttctcatcCTCTtaactcttttctcctcttGCTCAATTTCCCCTTTtatctcctctccctttcccttGTTTCCTTCTCATTTCCCTcattcctccttctccttttctctcatctcatccttttcctcctcctccttctcctcctcctcctccctgcagGCTGTTGATGGAGAGGATTTCGAATGTCAGCCGGGACAGTGGTCATCGCAGGAGGAATTCTGGCTACAGTCATCTTACTGACCATCGTCGCTGTACTGTGTTTATGTAGGTTGCAGGTATGACTGTTTCTTACTCAACACACATTTAATGCTTAACTGAAAAAGTACAATAAATGATTTTCTAAAAGACATTCTAAGAGTCTAAAACGATAGACACAGCGGttctttgagctaaatgctaacatggtcTTGTTTAGTTTGTCACAACCTGGCACGTAAGGCCACGACAAGGTGGGAGTTTTCCCACACGCTGTTTTCAAAAGTAAAGTGATTTCAAACAAACTGAGATTAATTAAATACACAACAAGTACATGGAGAGAGTCCCAGAACAGCCAGGTGTTCCCAGTTGGCTCTAATGATACCCTGAAACCAGTTATCTAGAAAGTAGTAGACAAACGACAGATTGGTAGGGAAGGGCAGTGGCCATCACAAGCTGGTATCATGAAGCTGGTTCACCATTCTAGTGAAGCGTGAGCATTTTAACATTTGCtgattagcactaaacacaaagtagccTACCGCTGAGGCTAATGGGTTTAAAACTAAGTATTGGACACATTCACGTTCATTCacgaaaagtcagaggatcaccaaagttgttTCAATTCAttctgaggggaacatgaacgTGTGAACCACCTTTTCTGTCAATCCATCCAATATTTgtcgagacatttcactcaaaacaacaaatgtcaacctcatgatGGTGCTGGATGAAAAGtcaggatcaccaaagtcagtaggattcatcctctggagaACAGGAACTTCTGCACATCATTTAAAGGAAATCCACACAAAACCAGTCAGCCCAGCTGTTGAACGTTACTGGATCCAGATATTCGTCATTTTGATTAGTAACAAGGCTTCATATTGTTCTGCATGATGTTTGTCAGTGTTAtcatagtctatatcgacgacgtttcatttccggctttcggccggatgtccttcttttcagctggatgtccgttaccttccactttctttgtgttggaatttcaaACTCTggtagatttctgaggactctggttaactgctcctcagatctctgcagggtaaatccagacagctagctagactatctgtacaatctgagttttctgttgcacgactaaaacaacttttgaacgtacacatgttccaccaaaacaagttccttccagaggctattttgcagaggcgccgttgctctgtccggtgcttagcgccacccaagacgactttgattggtttaaagaaatgccaataaaccagagcacgtttttctcccatcccgcaaTATTGTGTGgaatagccagaccctcctccgctgggctttggaggaaggtctggcaatgcgagactagtgttaacgaaaaaaaattaaaaaaatactctgaccgttctctctcctcctgtttTTCACTGCTCCAGTATTACTGCTGTAAGAGGGAGGAGTCTGAGAAGGGGGAAGAGGAGGAACCGGAGCTCGCCACCATGTCGCCTTCCTGGCCCCTGCCTCTGTCCGCTCCCCCTACACCTCCGACGCCGGAGCACTACGGCAACGAACCGGAGAACTACACCCCCACCTTCCTCACTGAGGCCAACGGGCCTGCCAGCTGCTTCCCAACACCGCCGCCGCGCAGGTGCCAGCGCTCACACACCTTCTGCCCGTCCTGCGCCCGCTGCTCGCTGCCCTTCTACCTGCAGCACCCGGAGAGGCTGTGCAACGGCGGGCGCAGAATCAGCTACAGGACTGTGCAGCAGCAGGACCTGGAGCTGCCCATAGATCTGGCCAGCTTCTACCAGAAGCTCAACCTCATCCGCTCCGTCACCATGAGGGAGGTGGTCAACCACAGCGTCAGCACCGACGTCTAGGAGCAGGCAGGGGGAAGGCCGCGCCGTCCTGCTAGCCTGGAGGAAAATTGCACTGACTTGGTGCTGTCCGCAGAATACACAAAATTACTTTGTGTTGTGCTGTGGGTTCAGCATTATTGGTGTGCTGCACTAATGTACTACAACACTGAGGGCTTTTGGGTGATGTAACACATCTCCTGGCAGTCATATTGGAGGTCTACAGCTCTGGAGCGACTGCTACTGTAACAGCTGAATGCATATGTGATGTAGTTTAACATTTGTTTCTGACAGACTTGAACGGACTCATTTGTGTCAagtttgacttaaaactgatcATTTTGTGACCAATATGTCTGATTTTGATGTTTAGAAAATTAGCTTGTTTGTTAATTAGCTAGTtaagtagctaaacaataagtCTATCAAAGTATAAAGAAGAAAATTCACAATTTGAGCTTTTGTCGGTAAATTAAACACCGACAAATGCACCACACAAGAGACAGAATGCAAACATGAGGTTTTCTAAATGAGGCTAATGGCTAGTTAGCTACCTAGCTTACTCTGAAATCTCTGCTAAAGAATAAGTCGTGGATGCAtaaagagaactggatacagcgtGTGAGGCAGGCCCCCTTAATTCATACAGTATGAAAGTTTTTCAGTGGTGCATGGCGCATGAAGCACTAGAGACTTCCGCTGACTAAACCGGCTACTCCTGGTTTAGCTGTTCGCTAATTTGAATGGGGAATATTGATTTAATCGTgcggctcttctagactttccaaatgttgtTGGATcaaatggataaaaaaaaagtaatttcccAGTGGTTGTGATGCTCAAAAACCCTATCCACTTATTAACAGACATCTCTTTCGCCATGTAAGTCTGTGGGAAAAAGTCCTTTTGGAGCAGAGGGCATCCCGTGACTTtgtaattccactgtttggccACTATGTCGAATATGCCTCAAAGCCCGGCGCACTTCTGGGGGACCATGAGTCTGGTCTTAATGCGTTTGTGTTGACTGTGTGAatgcaaacagaaaaaaagcctGTAAAGGTATGTAGTTCTTCGGGGGAGCTCTGCTATACAGTTTCTCTCAGGGAGTCCCCAGAACTCTTTGGTCCAAAAACACAGATTGTCAACCCATGTGCAGACCAAAACCCAACAGTGAATGTAtctactaacaagtattgtTTGTGTATTAAAGCATGATgtatcttcttcctctgtgtcaTAGAGCTCCATTAATGTAACAAAAACCCATCAATGAGCCGCACTGTTGCGCAGGGTGTCATGTTCCTTCCttgccatgaacacacacactgtagtttattttcaaTTAGAGCATACTGACACACCCAGTTAAATTGTGCCCGAACACGTTTTTGCCCCAAAGTCCGGTTCGTTTGACTAGTGTGGTCGCTAAATGGTGCCCGGGCCCGCTTAACCGTGCCCAGGCCCGCTTGAAAGAGGTGGGCCAGGGGGCCTGGGCACCGTTGAAGGTAACTGGGCCAAGTGTTTAGTAAGCCCTTAATTCCACACACACCGTCCCATACAAAAACTACAGTGATAGCTGATTTTGGAAATTACTAAGACTTAAGAAAAAAGTGAAactacatttgtgtttttaaagatgTTATGTCTTCAGTAGGAACTAATGGCTTTGGAGCTGGGAGAAGCAGACAGGAAATCATCAAAGTATTTagacacattgttggttttggtcttttcatgggcaATGTTAGCacgaaaaatataaaataacactTATCTTGAAAGCTCCAAATCAAGAGGGTTTCGGAGAAGAAATACTGACGAGCTGCAATCTGTTTCCTGAGTCCGTAGCTTCCGTTTGGAGACCAATTTATTGTATTTGAAGACTGTTCACATTGACTCAGACTGTCACTGACTACAGTCAGTCTCCAACAGACTAGTACTCTGCTCCTGTACTGAACATACAGTGTATATGTGTACTTTTACAGTTTACCTTTAACACCACTTGACTTTGATTTCATTCATGCAGTGGGAAATATATAAGTGGATGTTGACACggacaaaatgttttatttgtgtgtgtttgtgtagcaaCAACTGTACAGTGTTACATTTCACCTTTATTTCTTTCACAgtgacattttacagtttattaTCTGTTCAGGCTGGAGGTGCACAGATGTTTTCACTCATTCTGCCTGATTATAGACTGAGTCAGGGTCTCAACACCTGTGTGAGCTGCTTAGATGCAGAGAATATAGTGAGCCATTTCAACTATTTTTCAATTGTCAGTTTGAGTGCACTAAGCATTTTGTGCTTGCGCATTCCCTTTTCACCCTCTGTACTATATTGACTCATTAAATCAGAATTTTAATTGAAATTTTCACATCAAAAATCTATACTTCAGTATCAAGAATTCTGCTTATAATGTTATGTCGTTTTTGAGAATCCTTACTATTAGAAATTAGATTTTTACTCAGgcaaaatgttattatttctGTCATGAATTCCATTTTTCATTAGTTGACTTTCAAATATATATTCTCGATCTTGAAATTACTCAATAAATCACCTACATTTTTTGTATGAACTGCTTGACAAGTTAAAAGATATCTATAAAAATTCAAATTTAGAAATTATAAATTcagctcttgagcaaggcaagACATTCTTTTAACATCAAGGATTGATTTGATATTATTTTCTAGATAGAAATGTAtccttggttaaaaaaaaaaaaaaaaaaagctaaaacattGCAGACGTCAGGAGCTTCAGTTTGACCCATTTTTGTGCTCACTTGTGTAGATTTGTCAGCAAAGcgatgtgttgttgtttttttgtcccaACTCACAGAGCAGCTGGTGATCCTGTCAGTATGTGagtgtttcagtgtgtgaatTCCTGTTTGTCTGCGGAGTGTCTCGGTGCAGAAaacaaatcacattttaaaagggcTTTTCTGAAGCATTCAAAGTTCCAATGGCTGTGATTTCTGGAAGATATTTATTTCCTGTTAAAGACATCAAGTAGATGCTGTGCTGTAGGCCAGGATTCTGCACCATGAGGTATCCAGCATTTAAGAAAAAACCTGCACATTTCTTAATGATAGTACAGTAGTAGTACTCTGTTTATTCTCTCTCAGAAAATGAGTGTTTTTTCCTGTCATGTGTGATTTAGTCCTTCCGTGTTTTTCATG
It encodes the following:
- the LOC120561428 gene encoding protein FAM163B, producing MSAGTVVIAGGILATVILLTIVAVLCLCRLQYYCCKREESEKGEEEEPELATMSPSWPLPLSAPPTPPTPEHYGNEPENYTPTFLTEANGPASCFPTPPPRRCQRSHTFCPSCARCSLPFYLQHPERLCNGGRRISYRTVQQQDLELPIDLASFYQKLNLIRSVTMREVVNHSVSTDV